A genomic segment from Halomonas sp. TA22 encodes:
- the galU gene encoding UTP--glucose-1-phosphate uridylyltransferase GalU yields the protein MIRKAVLPVAGLGTRCLPASKAIPKEMITIVDKPVIQYVVEEAIAAGIKEIVLVTHSSKSAIENHFDKHFELEAMLEAKGKQELLDELRNIIPDDVNIISVRQPEALGLGHAVLCARPIIGDDEPFAVLLPDVVVDDDGRLRNDLAGMVDAFESSGLAQIMVENVPQDVVYKYGIVDIAGEVPAAGQSAKISSVVEKPSVEEAPSTLAVIGRYLLPGSIFPLLAKTAPGAGNEIQLTDAIDTLRETDGVAAYRMQGATYDCGHQLGYLEATLALAKKNPKYAEGFGKLLKRYAAEE from the coding sequence ATGATACGCAAGGCCGTACTCCCTGTGGCAGGACTCGGTACACGTTGCCTACCAGCCTCCAAGGCTATCCCCAAGGAAATGATCACCATCGTCGACAAGCCGGTCATCCAGTACGTGGTCGAGGAGGCGATAGCGGCGGGAATCAAGGAGATTGTGCTGGTGACGCACTCCAGCAAGAGTGCCATCGAAAACCATTTCGACAAGCATTTCGAACTGGAAGCCATGCTCGAGGCCAAGGGCAAGCAAGAGCTGCTCGATGAACTTCGCAATATCATTCCCGACGACGTCAATATCATCAGCGTGCGTCAGCCCGAGGCGCTGGGCCTGGGCCACGCCGTACTCTGCGCTCGCCCGATCATCGGCGATGATGAGCCGTTCGCGGTGCTGCTGCCCGACGTGGTAGTCGACGACGACGGCCGTTTGCGCAACGATCTGGCCGGCATGGTCGATGCCTTCGAGAGCAGTGGCCTGGCGCAGATCATGGTAGAAAACGTGCCGCAGGACGTGGTCTACAAGTACGGCATCGTCGACATCGCGGGCGAAGTGCCGGCGGCGGGCCAGTCGGCGAAAATCTCAAGCGTGGTCGAGAAGCCATCGGTAGAGGAGGCGCCCTCGACCCTGGCCGTCATCGGTCGCTATCTACTGCCTGGTAGCATATTCCCACTGCTGGCCAAGACCGCGCCTGGCGCCGGTAATGAAATCCAGCTTACCGATGCCATCGATACGCTGCGTGAAACGGATGGCGTTGCAGCTTATCGCATGCAGGGTGCCACCTACGATTGCGGTCATCAGCTGGGTTATCTCGAGGCCACCCTGGCCCTGGCCAAGAAAAATCCCAAGTATGCGGAGGGCTTCGGCAAGCTGCTCAAGCGCTACGCTGCCGAGGAGTGA
- a CDS encoding YciK family oxidoreductase: MSCMIDYRPAPDLLKERVILVTGAGDGIGRVAAKAYAAHGATVILLGRTIAKLEKVYDEIEAAGGAQPAIFPLNFEGATLKDYQEMAETLDREFGRLDGLLHNAGLLGRLTPFEQANPALWEQVMQVNVNGPVWMTQALLPLLQASEDASVIFTSSGVGRKGRAYWGAYSVSKFATEGFMEVLADELENLTSIRVNSLNPGATHTQMRKNAYPGEDPNVLRTPDGIMPTYLWLMGPDSRGHNGQRFDAQPTKQ, encoded by the coding sequence ATGAGTTGCATGATCGACTATCGTCCCGCCCCGGACCTGCTCAAGGAGCGTGTGATTCTGGTCACCGGTGCCGGAGACGGCATCGGCCGCGTGGCAGCCAAGGCCTACGCTGCCCATGGCGCGACGGTCATCCTGCTGGGCAGGACCATCGCCAAGCTAGAGAAGGTCTACGACGAGATAGAGGCCGCCGGAGGGGCCCAGCCAGCCATCTTCCCACTGAATTTCGAAGGGGCCACCCTCAAGGATTACCAGGAGATGGCCGAGACTCTGGATCGTGAGTTCGGCCGTCTCGACGGGCTTTTGCACAATGCGGGGCTGCTCGGGCGGCTGACACCGTTCGAACAGGCCAATCCGGCACTGTGGGAGCAGGTCATGCAGGTCAATGTCAATGGCCCGGTATGGATGACCCAGGCGCTGCTACCCTTGCTTCAAGCTTCGGAGGATGCCTCGGTGATATTCACCAGCTCCGGCGTGGGCCGCAAGGGGAGAGCATATTGGGGGGCCTATTCGGTCTCCAAGTTCGCCACCGAGGGCTTCATGGAAGTGCTCGCCGACGAGCTCGAGAACCTGACCTCGATTCGTGTCAATAGCCTCAATCCCGGCGCGACGCACACTCAGATGCGCAAGAATGCCTATCCTGGTGAGGATCCCAACGTGCTACGCACCCCCGATGGCATCATGCCGACCTACCTGTGGCTGATGGGGCCGGACAGTCGCGGCCACAATGGCCAACGCTTCGATGCTCAGCCGACGAAGCAGTAG
- a CDS encoding HAD-IA family hydrolase, with the protein MTAAPRALLFDLDGTLVDTALDLARATNALRAHHGLPPMPFERIRGQVSNGGSALVSLALGLTSDAEGHAEARRFLLEAYGRDVAVESRVFAGLEALLERWSQPPRAWGIVTNKPRLYTEPLLEALGLEPGVLLCADDLPVKKPSPEPLWEAARRLERGVEECWYIGDHLRDMQAARNAGMTAVAVGYGYVEESEDIHAWPADLWFKTPAALVAALQER; encoded by the coding sequence ATGACTGCCGCCCCCCGCGCCCTGCTGTTCGATCTCGATGGGACCCTGGTCGATACCGCGCTGGATCTAGCGCGTGCCACCAATGCGCTGCGTGCCCACCATGGGCTTCCGCCGATGCCCTTCGAACGTATTCGCGGCCAGGTCTCCAATGGCGGTAGTGCCTTGGTGAGCCTGGCGCTGGGGCTTACCAGCGATGCCGAGGGACATGCCGAGGCGCGCCGCTTTCTGCTCGAGGCCTACGGTCGCGACGTGGCGGTGGAAAGTCGCGTCTTTGCGGGGCTCGAGGCGCTGCTGGAGCGCTGGTCGCAACCGCCACGGGCGTGGGGCATCGTCACCAACAAGCCACGCCTTTATACCGAGCCGCTGCTCGAGGCGCTCGGCCTTGAGCCAGGCGTGCTGCTATGTGCCGATGACTTGCCGGTGAAGAAACCTTCGCCGGAGCCGTTATGGGAAGCCGCTCGTCGGCTTGAGAGGGGCGTCGAGGAGTGTTGGTATATCGGCGATCATCTGCGCGACATGCAGGCGGCGCGCAATGCGGGCATGACGGCGGTTGCGGTGGGTTATGGTTATGTGGAGGAGAGCGAGGACATCCACGCATGGCCCGCTGATCTATGGTTCAAGACTCCTGCAGCACTGGTGGCGGCACTGCAGGAGCGTTGA
- a CDS encoding autotransporter assembly complex family protein: MDYRAVWRLGAVALCLLLPKSAMALDARVEGLEGAAAGNIVNYLQGVEAQQYTRTRLEGEVRRRTQEALRAFGYYEPQIHLAFDGEPPRRVTIMLEPGPQVVITVLDVEVAGEAEQDPPFQALLDAFPLSEGDPLRHAPYDSLRNRLSALSLERGYFDSRFSDRRMEVRPWEESARLYLTLDSGPRYRFGEVTFRGSQIDEDRLRRMLPFNPGDPYLAGELALYNQRLGQSNWFSSITVRPRLDGDDVLAMTAEPGGWWQQTELVGLEQQTPALPGPRLSPAALAAVQSLQPRNREVPVDVTVTPADRHQFEVAVGYATDVGPRTSLSWNRPWLNSAGHSLSHELFLSGPEQQLTGQYVMPLDNPLRDSYRMQYGFRHRDHEDTRSLEASLEVARRWEFDNGWVQSAFVRTTYEDYTQAGIDDAVYLLYPGINWSRTRTRNPRFPTWGDRQGLTLEYSDSAWGSGADFLRITADSQWIRMLGENNRFVGRVGVGAMETDDFESIPPSLRFFAGGDRSVRGYAFENLGPRDEQGRLLGGQHVLTASLEVQRRITGDWWGAAFIDTGNAFNEWWPEELNTGAGLGVRWISPVGPIRFDIAHPFDDEEDSWRIHFAIGPEF, encoded by the coding sequence ATGGACTATCGTGCGGTCTGGCGCCTGGGGGCGGTAGCGCTTTGCTTGCTGCTTCCCAAGAGCGCCATGGCATTGGATGCCCGTGTGGAAGGCCTGGAAGGCGCCGCAGCTGGCAATATCGTCAACTACCTGCAAGGGGTAGAGGCGCAGCAGTACACCAGAACCAGACTCGAGGGCGAAGTTCGCCGGCGTACTCAGGAAGCGCTGCGCGCCTTCGGCTACTACGAGCCCCAGATTCATCTGGCTTTCGATGGCGAACCGCCCCGGCGCGTCACGATCATGCTGGAACCCGGTCCGCAGGTGGTGATCACGGTACTCGACGTGGAGGTCGCCGGAGAGGCAGAGCAGGATCCCCCCTTTCAGGCGCTGCTCGATGCCTTTCCGTTGAGTGAAGGCGACCCTCTGCGCCATGCGCCCTACGATAGCCTGCGCAACCGCCTCTCGGCGCTGTCGCTTGAGCGCGGCTACTTCGATTCGCGCTTCAGCGACCGCCGCATGGAGGTGCGTCCCTGGGAGGAGAGCGCTCGCCTCTACCTGACGCTGGATAGTGGCCCGCGCTATCGCTTTGGCGAGGTTACCTTCCGGGGAAGCCAGATCGACGAGGATCGACTGCGTCGCATGCTGCCCTTCAACCCTGGCGATCCCTACCTGGCGGGCGAACTGGCGCTTTACAATCAGCGCCTGGGGCAGAGCAACTGGTTCAGTTCGATCACCGTGCGTCCGCGCCTCGATGGCGATGACGTGCTGGCGATGACGGCAGAGCCGGGCGGCTGGTGGCAACAGACCGAGCTGGTGGGTCTCGAGCAGCAGACTCCCGCGCTGCCAGGCCCGCGCCTGTCGCCTGCCGCATTGGCGGCCGTACAGTCGCTGCAGCCCCGCAATCGTGAAGTCCCCGTCGATGTCACCGTCACGCCAGCCGATCGCCACCAATTCGAGGTCGCGGTAGGCTACGCCACCGATGTCGGGCCTCGTACCAGCCTGTCCTGGAACCGGCCCTGGCTCAATAGCGCCGGACACAGCCTCAGCCACGAGCTCTTTCTGTCGGGTCCCGAGCAGCAGCTCACCGGCCAGTACGTCATGCCACTCGACAACCCGCTGCGTGACAGCTATCGCATGCAATATGGGTTTCGTCACCGCGACCATGAAGACACGCGCAGCCTTGAGGCCTCGCTGGAAGTAGCCAGACGTTGGGAGTTCGACAATGGTTGGGTACAGAGCGCCTTTGTGCGTACTACTTATGAGGACTACACCCAGGCCGGTATCGACGATGCGGTCTACCTGCTCTATCCCGGCATCAACTGGTCGCGTACCCGTACCCGCAACCCACGCTTCCCCACCTGGGGTGACCGTCAGGGCCTTACGCTTGAATACTCCGACTCCGCCTGGGGTTCCGGGGCTGATTTCCTGCGTATCACGGCGGATTCGCAATGGATTCGCATGCTGGGAGAGAACAACCGCTTCGTTGGGCGGGTGGGGGTCGGGGCGATGGAAACCGACGATTTCGAGAGTATTCCTCCCTCGCTGCGCTTCTTTGCCGGGGGGGATCGCTCGGTGCGAGGCTACGCCTTCGAGAATCTCGGCCCCCGCGATGAGCAGGGGCGCCTGCTCGGTGGCCAGCACGTGTTGACAGCCAGCCTCGAGGTCCAGCGTCGCATCACCGGCGACTGGTGGGGCGCGGCTTTTATCGATACCGGCAACGCCTTCAACGAGTGGTGGCCTGAAGAGCTCAATACCGGCGCGGGCCTGGGCGTGCGCTGGATTTCCCCTGTCGGGCCGATTCGCTTCGATATCGCCCATCCCTTCGATGATGAGGAGGATTCGTGGCGCATTCATTTCGCCATCGGGCCGGAGTTTTGA
- a CDS encoding nucleotide sugar dehydrogenase produces MRVIVLGSELAAATAAAALASVGHRVGWIPHPQNPWSSLQSEEWLGREPELKSYLESTQRGGSLVIHDQLTHFCEKFDGNDLDILWLALSPDQRSDAEAYVEKLAAEQSSPVVVINNSTFPVGETEQLEGLLSAGQSVVALPDMLEEGRAWHAFTRPARWLLGCEDDQAMVQVHELLRAFNRRTDSFQRMPRRAAELTKLAINGMLATRISYMNEVAGLADSLGVDVEYVRRGMGADPRIGYQYLYPGCGFGGPNFSRDLMRLADVQSASGRQSALLEQVLDINEQKKETLFRKLWAHFHGQLEGRTVAIWGAAFKPGTARIDHAPVLTLLRALWAQGVHVRLHDPAALAALREEVGEQPLLTLCDGDPYSACEGADALMLITEWKVYWNPDWNRLRQLLSERLVLDGRNIFDPAYVAARGLTYRGIGRRADPLDLPER; encoded by the coding sequence ATGCGAGTCATAGTGCTAGGCAGTGAACTGGCAGCAGCCACAGCGGCCGCCGCGCTGGCAAGCGTGGGGCACCGTGTTGGCTGGATTCCCCATCCCCAGAACCCCTGGTCGTCACTCCAGAGCGAGGAGTGGCTTGGCCGGGAGCCGGAGCTCAAGAGCTATCTGGAATCGACACAGCGGGGCGGCTCGCTGGTCATTCATGACCAGTTGACCCATTTTTGCGAGAAGTTCGACGGCAATGACCTCGACATCCTGTGGTTGGCGCTTTCGCCGGATCAGCGCAGCGACGCCGAAGCCTATGTCGAGAAACTCGCCGCCGAGCAGTCCTCCCCGGTGGTGGTGATCAACAACTCCACCTTCCCGGTAGGCGAAACCGAGCAGCTCGAGGGATTACTGAGCGCCGGCCAGAGTGTGGTGGCACTTCCCGACATGCTCGAGGAGGGGCGCGCCTGGCACGCCTTCACCCGTCCGGCACGCTGGTTGCTGGGCTGTGAGGATGACCAAGCCATGGTGCAAGTGCATGAGCTGCTGCGCGCCTTCAATCGTCGTACCGACTCTTTCCAGCGCATGCCGCGGCGAGCCGCCGAGCTGACCAAGCTCGCCATCAACGGTATGCTCGCGACTCGCATCAGCTACATGAACGAGGTTGCGGGACTGGCCGACTCGCTTGGCGTCGATGTCGAGTACGTGCGACGTGGGATGGGCGCCGATCCGCGTATCGGTTACCAGTATCTCTATCCCGGCTGCGGCTTCGGCGGTCCCAACTTCTCCCGCGACCTGATGCGTCTGGCTGACGTACAGTCCGCCAGTGGCCGTCAGTCGGCACTGCTTGAACAGGTGCTCGATATCAACGAGCAGAAGAAGGAGACGCTGTTTCGCAAGCTGTGGGCTCATTTTCACGGCCAGTTGGAAGGGCGCACAGTGGCGATCTGGGGGGCGGCTTTCAAACCGGGTACGGCGCGCATCGATCACGCACCCGTACTCACGCTGCTTCGCGCGCTCTGGGCTCAGGGCGTCCATGTCCGTCTGCACGATCCCGCTGCTTTGGCAGCACTGCGCGAGGAGGTGGGCGAACAACCCTTGCTGACGCTGTGCGATGGCGATCCGTACAGCGCCTGTGAAGGGGCGGATGCATTGATGCTGATCACCGAGTGGAAGGTCTACTGGAATCCGGACTGGAATCGCCTCAGGCAGCTATTGAGCGAGCGCCTGGTGCTGGATGGGCGAAACATCTTCGATCCCGCCTATGTCGCCGCGCGTGGCCTGACCTATCGCGGAATCGGTCGGCGTGCCGATCCCCTCGACTTGCCCGAGCGCTAG
- the ubiG gene encoding bifunctional 2-polyprenyl-6-hydroxyphenol methylase/3-demethylubiquinol 3-O-methyltransferase UbiG — MSDPHVTARRVNVDQAEVAKFEALASRWWDKQSEFKPLHDINPLRLDFIDARVGLAGKRVIDVGCGGGILAEAMAHRGAHVTGIDMGEAPLSVARLHLLESGLVVNYRQASAEEMAAEHPGEFDVVTCMEMLEHVPDPESVVRACASLLKPGGQLFFSTINRNPKSYAFAILGAEYVLRLLPRGTHDYRKFIRPAELSGWCRATGLKLREQSGLVYNPITRRYRLSPRDVSVNYMIHCSLDMP; from the coding sequence ATGAGTGATCCGCATGTGACAGCGCGGCGTGTCAACGTCGACCAGGCCGAAGTCGCCAAGTTCGAGGCGCTCGCCAGCCGCTGGTGGGACAAGCAGAGTGAATTCAAGCCACTGCACGACATCAACCCACTACGTCTCGACTTCATCGATGCGCGGGTCGGCCTGGCCGGAAAGAGAGTGATCGACGTGGGTTGCGGCGGCGGCATCCTGGCCGAGGCCATGGCGCATCGGGGCGCTCATGTGACCGGGATCGACATGGGCGAAGCACCCTTGTCGGTGGCGCGACTGCACCTGCTCGAGAGCGGCCTTGTGGTAAATTATCGCCAGGCCAGTGCCGAGGAGATGGCCGCCGAGCATCCCGGTGAGTTCGATGTCGTTACCTGCATGGAGATGCTCGAGCACGTGCCAGACCCGGAGTCGGTGGTGCGCGCCTGCGCAAGCCTGCTCAAGCCGGGCGGGCAGCTATTCTTCTCGACCATCAACCGCAATCCCAAGTCCTACGCCTTCGCGATTCTCGGCGCCGAGTACGTGCTGCGGCTGCTGCCGCGTGGCACCCACGATTACCGCAAGTTCATTCGCCCGGCGGAGCTCTCCGGCTGGTGTCGTGCCACAGGCCTCAAGCTGCGCGAACAGAGTGGACTTGTCTACAACCCGATCACGCGTCGCTACAGGCTGTCGCCCCGGGATGTCTCGGTCAACTACATGATCCACTGCAGCCTGGATATGCCATGA
- a CDS encoding superoxide dismutase produces MAFELPALPYEKHALEPLLSSETLEYHHGKHHQESIATLNRLIAGTPDDNKSLEALIASSSGALFDHAAEAWNHTFYWHCLSPQGEGAPGGDLAVAIETAFGSFDGFKERFTTQAMQHFGAGWVWLIKSLDGKLEIVTTTNADTPIAHRQIPLLGIDLWEHAYYIDYRHFRDKYLESLWRLINWDFVALNHA; encoded by the coding sequence ATGGCCTTTGAACTACCCGCACTGCCCTATGAGAAACATGCCCTGGAGCCGCTTCTCTCCAGCGAAACGCTGGAGTATCACCATGGCAAGCATCACCAGGAGAGTATCGCCACGCTCAACAGGTTGATTGCCGGAACGCCTGACGATAACAAATCGCTGGAGGCACTGATCGCCAGCAGTTCCGGTGCGCTCTTCGACCATGCCGCCGAGGCCTGGAACCACACCTTCTACTGGCACTGTCTTTCTCCCCAGGGCGAAGGCGCGCCAGGCGGCGATCTTGCCGTGGCCATCGAGACGGCATTTGGCTCCTTCGATGGCTTCAAGGAGCGCTTTACCACCCAAGCGATGCAGCATTTCGGGGCCGGCTGGGTCTGGCTGATCAAGTCCCTAGACGGGAAGCTTGAGATCGTCACTACGACAAATGCCGATACGCCGATTGCGCATCGGCAGATTCCGCTGCTGGGCATCGATCTGTGGGAGCACGCCTACTATATCGACTACCGTCACTTCCGAGACAAGTATCTGGAAAGTCTCTGGAGGCTGATCAACTGGGACTTCGTGGCGTTGAACCATGCCTAA
- the ybgF gene encoding tol-pal system protein YbgF: MKHSLKRLCGAGALVLPLSVWGAPIVEDLSAQPRSFYEQAEVREPGGGSLMLLNQLQENQQEIQQLRGQLEELRHQLEQIRQLNQERYLDLEQRITAGGAGAGSSSRVDQSAAQQVAASGGASAGGASRDAQVAYQQAFQQVQARDFPAAIAAFERFVEEHPDSNLTANGYYWLGELHSAESNLEQAAAAFQTVIDDYADSNKVPDALYKLGLMRARQGQPDASRALLTRVRDEFPDSNAAELANNFLNQSGV, translated from the coding sequence ATGAAACACAGCCTGAAAAGGCTGTGCGGCGCGGGAGCCCTGGTGCTCCCGCTGTCCGTTTGGGGGGCTCCCATCGTGGAGGACCTCTCGGCCCAGCCGCGCAGCTTCTATGAGCAAGCCGAAGTACGCGAACCTGGCGGCGGCAGCCTCATGCTGCTCAACCAGCTTCAAGAGAATCAACAGGAGATCCAGCAGCTGCGTGGTCAGCTGGAGGAGCTTCGTCACCAGCTCGAACAAATTCGTCAGCTCAACCAGGAGCGCTATCTGGATCTTGAGCAGCGTATCACTGCAGGAGGGGCTGGAGCGGGTAGCTCTAGCCGCGTCGACCAGTCGGCGGCGCAGCAGGTGGCGGCTAGTGGCGGTGCGTCCGCCGGTGGTGCCAGCAGAGATGCGCAGGTGGCATACCAGCAAGCCTTCCAGCAGGTCCAGGCACGCGACTTTCCCGCCGCCATTGCCGCCTTCGAGCGCTTTGTCGAGGAGCATCCCGACAGCAACCTGACCGCCAATGGCTATTATTGGCTGGGCGAGCTGCACTCCGCCGAGTCCAATCTGGAGCAGGCAGCGGCCGCCTTCCAGACGGTAATCGACGACTACGCCGACAGCAACAAAGTGCCGGACGCGCTCTACAAGTTAGGGCTGATGCGAGCACGTCAGGGTCAGCCGGATGCCAGCCGTGCACTTCTGACACGCGTTCGCGACGAGTTCCCCGACAGCAACGCGGCCGAACTTGCCAACAACTTCCTCAACCAGTCCGGCGTGTGA
- the pal gene encoding peptidoglycan-associated lipoprotein Pal: MQFSSYAKGLVVAVSLAFVAGCSSTGGTQDGSMDGTIGGAATGQGVGTGQAGGTGLGGQSGQAGQQNGIPNVRTIYFDFDRDTIRSEFESVLRAHAQYLRANPNARVVLEGHTDERGTREYNMALGERRANSVLRYMSVQGVSPSQLEVVSYGEERPAVRSTNEESYAQNRRVVFSY, encoded by the coding sequence ATGCAATTCTCATCTTACGCCAAGGGGCTGGTCGTCGCGGTTTCACTCGCTTTCGTAGCTGGCTGCTCCAGCACTGGCGGAACTCAGGATGGGTCCATGGATGGCACCATAGGTGGCGCTGCGACTGGTCAGGGAGTGGGTACCGGTCAGGCGGGTGGAACCGGTCTCGGTGGTCAGTCCGGCCAGGCTGGTCAGCAGAACGGTATCCCCAATGTACGCACTATCTACTTCGATTTCGATCGCGATACCATTCGCAGCGAATTCGAGTCGGTCCTGAGGGCTCATGCCCAGTACCTGCGCGCCAATCCCAATGCGCGCGTTGTGCTGGAAGGCCATACCGACGAGCGTGGTACTCGTGAATACAACATGGCCCTCGGCGAGCGTCGCGCGAATTCCGTGCTTCGTTACATGAGCGTCCAGGGTGTCTCCCCGTCGCAGCTGGAAGTGGTCAGCTACGGCGAAGAGCGTCCGGCCGTGCGAAGCACCAACGAAGAGTCCTATGCCCAGAACCGCCGTGTGGTTTTCTCTTACTGA